One window from the genome of Hippocampus zosterae strain Florida chromosome 7, ASM2543408v3, whole genome shotgun sequence encodes:
- the mki67 gene encoding proliferation marker protein Ki-67 isoform X2 has translation MKIKRFQSPPAPTPKKFAKGSKAGTPNSHLKNGNNHNIQRALEQAKGEDPKGDGDAQQSKPVSPFSDLYQMIRKSLDVKTPRQSLGTHIQSQRKRNVSANQSTSDVAEAKVSDGETNLSEKKRKNSSQVLSCDVVTPGKDAQNVKSEVRTPQKRQRVNPQKSGAGDAVEKMCTPAPKSPLRCRSQEATPAKEHVKEMPSLQNTNSPRATGKGVPRKRKSAELVLNSPAPQMKKRRVSFGGYLVPELFDKKLPPDSPLRKGENPRRSLCLGKPKPSVLRRASVIGLPKKAQSPAKSSPESPKISVKKSPKQRSPSPKDSSPQKKTPKPKTPSPQRKFPKSTPASPRENSPGKKSLKPNTPSAKASFSGEKSAKSKSFPLAASEKTPRTPSPKSPKSTQASPKWASPALRSPKPNIPSAESSLSGEKSTKSRSSSSSEKTSKFSTPRTSSSGNKLETPLTKGPTSDEMPVRTKRASPRRTPPKTVNQLPVKTPQGSQMKISSAQGRFSVSRVETPSPTADDAVTEPVPSVTVTPKMPLRRKSTSRKTPSTKSAIKMLRRSGISRACLKATCSWADTVRFGQAKVRAAHPILRTVKHTALIAKVSKKLASRAQTPVRKQLGHASTGHAASPVTIVVGRASKRQVTHPVGAPPKVIFNTAISKKNMNMDDDLSGISEMFKTPSKEGKRGSEHRRGSSAKTPLVVNEPSVVDPSVLNTPEEPGEMAVSPLSLASAVKASRYNKEAVKRLLCGSRDSSFVADNSALEKTSESVEQQCAEMMASAATTPEHKPPLQECLTGVKRLLKTPKQKTEPLEDMRGRLLKTPRQKPEPVEDLRGKLLKTPKQKSEQTECLTGVKRIFTTPEQSEAIDVAEKLFQTPGDAEVAGDHLEARPPAAQETRDPPEPTNSSTLKVASSLTDGLSAIKRVVKTPRQRHAPVEDFLGIEWLMRTPKERGEPVEENFGIKQLMRSPRLRGIAPIEDFEGLQELMEEPSEFKDQPASTDLDVAKAGATEVFVDVPSVACCESSGSTQAVSQAAIEDIPGVTETDTSYSKKSVRGRRVKAADLVTEESSLYPVVSAPVRGRRGKKVEPAEEAQAAPKPKRGRYAKKVETVGEPPAETLPQPESEPAVTDSVTSLEEEAVKPRRGRYAKKALKQTEIVPQPAAETLPEPESEPVVADSVASLEEEAVKPRRGRYAKKAQKQTEMVPQPAAATLPEPESEPAVTDSVASLEEEAVKTRRGGRYAKKALEQTPPVPPPAMETLPEPESEPAVTDSVAPLEEKAVRPRGGRYAKRALKQTETVPQPAAATFPEPESEPVVADSVASLKEKVVKPQKGRNPKQPSSRSKKAQHPSRSDDICQQDIAQVMSCKGRNTKRAPEPEKALAVEQVQPPAPTDKRGSRRKVISETAEPQELEKVTSEETKYQSKPLARATRGQNAKRKKEQENSDEASIAALQQPTKTSSNKKGDVENLVPVEAEGPPEQMSEPTSGLAKTRRGVVRKQKQAAVAPDSTETQDGAIETATVKPQRRGRAKQVEDVPTAQVPEEKSELKQKPQRGRGLKDDIKQVDAAKRARREPTSSCEEAQKGSVAVPESAATSAEPVKRGKRPLAKSDLSESNKKQSNASSHSNATTQEPQNRSRTVKWSQHVEVREIPKRTPRAVRGKRSKIADQMETQSQSESENVEEDLSEKAAEPQPAKRARRGAKEAEFTTKVDTGKVEDAKTAPKIRRGRSAKKC, from the exons atgaaaataaagag GTTTCAGTCCCCTCCGGCACCCACACCGAAGAAATTTGCCAAAGGAAGCAAAGCTGGAACCCCCAACTCTCATctaaaaaatggaaacaaccACAACATCCAACGAGCACTGGAGCAGGCTAAAGGGGAAGACCCCAAGGGGGATGGTGATGCGCAACAAAGCAAGCCGGTGTCTCCGTTTAGTGATCTCTATCAAATGATAAGAAAATCTCTGGATGTTAAGACCCCCCGTCAATCTTTGGGCACCCACATCCAGTCGCAGAGGAAAAGAAATGTTTCCGCAAATCAAAGCACATCGGATGTGGCCGAGGCCAAAGTCTCTGATGGTGAAACCAACCTGTCAGAGAAGAAGCGTAAGAATTCCTCACAGGTTCTTTCTTGCGATGTGGTGACACCAGGTAAAGATGCACAAAATGTCAAATCTGAAGTGCGCACGCCGCAGAAAAGGCAGCGTGTCAATCCTCAGAAGTCTGGTGCCGGAGATGCTGTTGAGAAAATGTGTACTCCAGCACCCAAGTCGCCATTGAGATGCAGGAGTCAGGAGGCCACACCAGCCAAGGAACACGTGAAAGAAATGCCTAGCCTACAAAATACAAACTCGCCAAGAGCCACCGGGAAAG GGGTGCCAAGAAAACGCAAAAGCGCAGAGCTTGTGCTTAATTCACCGGCCCCACAGATGAAGAAGAGACGCGTTTCCTTTGGAGGCTACCTGGTTCCTGAGTTGTTTGACAAAAAATTGCCGCCTGATTCACCACTACGAAAAGGCGAGAATCCAAGGAGAAGTCTCTGTCTCGGAAAACCCAAACCGTCAGTGCTGAGGCGAGCATCGGTCATTGGTCTACCAAAG aaGGCTCAAAGTCCTGCAAAGAGCAGCCCCGAATCTCCCAAAATCTCTGTCAAGAAATCTCCAAAGCAAAGGTCCCCATCCCCCAAAGATTCTTCCCCGCAAAAGAAGACGCCAAAACCCAAGACACCCTCTCCCCAGAGGAAGTTCCCAAAATCTACACCGGCCTCCCCGAGAGAGAACTCTCCTGGGAAGAAGTCACTAAAACCCAACACACCGTCCGCCAAGGCTTCATTTTCAGGAGAGAAATCGGCCAAGTCAAAGTCTTTTCCCCTTGCGGCTTCAGAAAAGACACCAAGAACACCTTCACCCAAGTCACCAAAATCTACACAGGCCTCACCCAAATGGGCGTCTCCTGCTCTTAGGTCACCAAAACCCAACATACCGTCCGCCGAGTCCTCGCTGTCAGGAGAGAAATCGACAAAATCACGGTCGTCTTCGTCTTCCGAGAAGACTTCAAAGTTCAGCACACCGAGAACATCTTCCTCCGGTAACAAATTGGAAACTCCTTTGACCAAAGGCCCGACTTCCGATGAAATGCCCGTACGTACAAAGAGGGCAAGCCCCAGAcgtacccccccaaaaactgtCAACCAACTGCCAGTGAAAACACCGCAGGGCTCCCAAATGAAGATTTCGTCGGCCCAGGGACGTTTTTCTGTGTCTCGCGTCGAAACCCCGTCACCCACTGCAGACGATGCTGTCACTGAGCCGGTGCCATCAGTCACGGTGACACCCAAAATGCCTCTGAGGAGGAAGAGCACTTCGCGCAAGACTCCCTCGACCAAGAGTGCCATCAAAATGCTCCGAAGAAGCGGCATTTCACGAGCCTGCCTGAAAG CCACGTGCTCTTGGGCCGACACCGTCAGGTTCGGGCAGGCTAAAGTCCGCGCGGCTCACCCCATTCTGAGAACAGTCAAACATACTGCCCTCATCGCAAAGGTATCAAAGAAGCTGGCGTCCAGAGCACAG ACGCCCGTAAGAAAGCAGCTGGGCCACGCAAGCACCGGCCATGCGGCGTCACCCGTTACCATTGTTGTGGGCCGAGCTTCCAAGCGCCAAGTTACGCACCCGGTTGGTGCGCCGCCAAAAGTCATCTTCAATACGGCGATCTCAAAGAAGAACATGAACATGGATGATGATTTGTCTG gcATCTCTGAAATGTTCAAAACGCCTTCGAAAGAGGGGAAGAGGGGATCGGAACACCGCCGCGGCAGCTCCGCCAAGACTCCATTGGTAGTGAATGAACCATCTGTCGTCGATCCTTCTGTGTTGAACACTCCCGAGGAGCCAG GTGAAATGGCCGTGTCTCCGCTCTCTCTCGCATCTGCGGTGAAAGCGAGCCGATATAACAAAGAGGCAGTGAAACGCCTTCTCTGCGGCAGTCGGGACTCCAGCTTCGTCGCCGACAACTCTGCTCTGGAGAAGACGAGCGAGTCTGTTGAACAGCAGTGCGCAGAAATGATGGCGAGTGCCGCAACAACTCCTGAGCACAAGCCGCCGCTACAGGAGTGTCTCACCGGTGTGAAGAGACTCCTAAAGACCCCAAAACAGAAGACGGAACCTTTGGAGGATATGAGAGGAAGACTCCTGAAGACTCCCAGACAGAAGCCTGAACCGGTTGAGGATCTGAGAGGGAAACTCCTGAAAACTCCCAAGCAGAAGTCTGAGCAAACAGAATGCCTCACTGGAGTCAAAAGAATTTTTACCACGCCAGAACAGAGTGAAGCCATCGACGTAGCAGAGAAACTCTTCCAAACTCCCGGGGATGCAGAAGTTGCCGGAGACCATCTGGAGGCCCGACCACCAGCGGCTCAAGAAACTCGAGACCCACCGGAACCGACAAACTCGTCGACTCTAAAAGTGGCTAGCTCCCTGACGGACGGCCTCTCGGCTATCAAGAGAGTCGTGAAAACACCTCGGCAAAGACACGCTCCCGTTGAGGACTTCCTCGGAATTGAGTGGCTCATGAGGACTCCCAAAGAGCGGGGTGAACCGGTGGAGGAGAACTTCGGCATCAAGCAGCTCATGAGGTCACCCAGATTGAGGGGTATAGCTCCCATCGAGGACTTTGAGGGGCTTCAGGAGCTCATGGAGGAGCCATCTGAG TTTAAAGATCAACCTGCCAGTACCGACTTGGATGTCGCAAAAG caGGGGCAACTGAGGTTTTCGTAGATGTTCCAAGTGTTGCTTGTTGTGAATCGTCAGGATCTACGCAAGCGGTTTCTCAGGCTGCGATAGAAGATATACCCGGAGTGACGGAAACGGACACGTCCTATTCCAAAAAATCGGTCCGAGGCCGAAGGGTCAAAGCAGCCGATCTGGTGACAGAGGAATCATCTCTATATCCTGTTGTCTCTGCTCCTGTCAGAGGAAGACGGGGCAAGAAAGTAGAGCCTGCAGAAGAAGCTCAAGCTGCCCCGAAGCCTAAAAGAGGAAGATACGCGAAAAAGGTTGAGACAGTCGGAGAGCCTCCCGCTGAAACTTTACCGCAGCCTGAGAGTGAGCCTGCAGTGACTGACAGTGTTACATCTTTAGAAGAAGAGGCTGTGAAGCCAAGAAGAGGAAGATATGCCAAGAAGGCTCTGAAACAAACCGAAATCGTTCCACAACCTGCCGCTGAAACTTTGCCGGAGCCCGAGAGTGAGCCTGTCGTGGCCGACAGTGTTGCATCTTTGGAAGAAGAGGCTGTGAAGCCAAGAAGAGGAAGATATGCCAAAAAGGCTCAGAAGCAAACTGAAATGGTTCCACAACCTGCCGCTGCAACTTTGCCGGAGCCCGAGAGTGAGCCTGCAGTGACTGACAGTGTTGCATCTTTGGAGGAAGAAGCTGTGAAgacaagaagaggaggaagatatGCCAAAAAGGCCTTGGAACAAACCCCACCAGTCCCACCGCCTGCAATGGAAACTTTGCCGGAGCCTGAGAGTGAGCCTGCAGTGACTGACAGTGTTGCACCTTTGGAAGAAAAGGCTGTGAGGCCAAGAGGAGGAAGATATGCCAAAAGGGCTCTGAAACAAACTGAAACGGTGCCACAACCTGCCGCTGCAACTTTCCCGGAGCCCGAGAGTGAGCCTGTCGTGGCCGACAGTGTTGCATCTTTGAAAGAAAAGGTCGTAAAGCCCCAAAAAGGAAGAAACCCCAAACAGCCATCTTCTCGGTCCAAAAAAGCACAACACCCTTCCCGCAGCGATGACATTTGCCAACAAGACATCGCACAAG tTATGTCTTGCAAGGGCAGGAACACCAAACGCGCACCTGAGCCAGAAAAGGCACTTGCCGTGGAACAAGTCCAGCCACCGGCACCCACCGATAAAAGGGGCAGTCGCAGAAAAGTCATCTCTGAGACAGCCGAGCCGCAGGAACTTGAAAAAGTCACCTCTGAAGAAACTAAGTATCAGTCCAAGCCTCTCGCCAGAGCAACGAGAGGCCAGAATGCCAAACGCAAAAAAGAGCAAGAGAATAGTGACGAGGCTTCCATAGCGGCACTCCAGCAGCCGACAAAAACATCCAGTAACAAAAAGGGTGATGTCGAAAATCTTGTCCCAGTTGAAGCAGAAGGACCACCAGAGCAGATGAGTGAACCCACTTCTGGCCTTGCAAAAACAAGACGAGGAGTGGTacgaaaacaaaagcaagcagCAGTTGCGCCTGATTCCACAGAGACCCAAGATGGTGCAATTGAGACGGCAACGGTAAAACCCCAACGAAGAGGGAGAGCAAAACAAGTTGAAGATGTTCCCACCGCACAGGTACCAGAGGAAAAATCGGAACTAAAACAGAAGCCGCAGAGGGGAAGAGGTTTGAAAGATGACATAAAACAAGTCGATGCAGCCAAGAGAGCGCGACGAGAGCCAACCTCCTCCTGTGAGGAGGCTCAAAAAGGTTCAGTGGCGGTTCCGGAGTCGGCTGCAACTTCAGCAGAACCAGTCAAAAGGGGAAAACGGCCACTCGCCAAATCGGATCTGTCTGAATCGaacaaaaaacagtcaaatgccAGCAGCCATTCAAACGCCACAACTCAAGAACCACAAAACCGCTCCAGAACAGTGAAGTGGAGCCAGCATGTCGAAGTCCGCGAAATCCCCAAAAGAACCCCGAGAGCGGTTCGAGGCAAGCGGTCAAAGATTGCTGATCAAATGGAGACTCAAAGCCAGAGTGAGTCGGAGAATGTGGAGGAGGACCTCTCAGAAAAGGCAGCAGAGCCTCAGCCCGCCAAGAGAGCCCGGCGAGGGGCAAAGGAAGCAGAGTTCACCACAAAAGTCGACACCGGGAAAGTTGAAGATGCGAAGACTGCGCCCAAAATCAGAAGAGGGCGGTCAGCTAAGAAATGTTAA